The following proteins come from a genomic window of Salvia hispanica cultivar TCC Black 2014 chromosome 4, UniMelb_Shisp_WGS_1.0, whole genome shotgun sequence:
- the LOC125185435 gene encoding zinc finger protein JAGGED-like produces the protein MRSEANSLDLNNLPEDYSRDGKQTLGDTSSSAGKKKSGGEEEKDEGGKVYECRFCSLKFCKSQALGGHMNRHRQERETETLNKARQLVFSNDVAPPHINYVSSGGFHQASSSSSMDEAFRSIYPSAPSRMFPTTPPPQPQYGFPSPPPPPHSDYYMLSNSCYAAPPPNGSFYTCIGAPVAAARGLDGDSSMHNQDHEGLSWGRR, from the exons AT GAGATCAGAAGCCAATTCACTAGACCTCAATAATCTACCTGAAGATTATTCTAGAGACGGCAAACAGACCTTAGGCGACACCTCTTCATCTGCAG ggaaaaagaaaagcgGCGGTGAGGAGGAAAAAGATGAAGGTGGGAAGGTGTATGAGTGCAGGTTTTGTTCCCTCAAATTCTGCAAATCTCAAGCCCTTGGGGGACACATGAATCGCCACCGCCAAG AAAGGGAGACAGAAACCCTGAACAAGGCTCGTCAGCTTGTGTTCAGTAACGATGTTGCTCCGCCTCACATAAATTACGTCTCGAG CGGAGGGTTTCATCAAGcaagcagcagcagcagcatgGACGAAGCTTTCAGATCCATATACCCATCTGCACCTTCTAGAATGTTCCCAACCACTCCACCGCCGCAGCCACAGTACGGATTCCCGtcgcctccgccgcctcccCACAGCGACTACTACATGCTCTCCAACTCCTGCTACGCCGCCCCTCCGCCCAACGGGAGCTTCTACACCTGTATCGGTGCCCCCGTTGCAGCTGCCCGGGGCCTCGATGGTGACTCATCGATGCACAATCAGGATCATGAGGGGCTCAGCTG